The following are from one region of the Falco biarmicus isolate bFalBia1 chromosome 1, bFalBia1.pri, whole genome shotgun sequence genome:
- the TVP23C gene encoding Golgi apparatus membrane protein TVP23 homolog C isoform X2, with amino-acid sequence MVGLRWWNQVDDDGRSHWIFEARKVSTQGSKASSEAESRIFWLGLITCPMIWVIFAFSALFSFKVKWLAVVVMGVVLQGANLYGYIRCKVGSRKNLTSMATSYLGKQFLRQTVAKEDQTAS; translated from the exons ATGGTTGGCCTTCGTTGGTGGAACCAGGTGGATGATGATGGTAGAAGTCACTGGATATTTGAAGCCAGGAAg gTATCAACGCAAGGGAGTAAAGCCTCATCAGAAGCAGAGTCACGAATTTTCTGGTTAGGTCTAATTACCTGTCCCATGATCTGGGTGATATTTGCTTTCAGCgctctcttttctttcaaagtgaaATGGCTG GCAGTGGTGGTGATGGGAGTGGTGCTTCAGGGAGCCAACCTTTATGGTTATATCAGGTGTAAAGTTGGCAGTAGAAAGAACTTGACGAGCATGGCCACCAGCTATCTTGGAAAGCAGTTCTTGCGGCAG ACTGTGGCTAAAGAGGACCAAACAGCATCCTGA
- the TVP23C gene encoding Golgi apparatus membrane protein TVP23 homolog C isoform X1 yields MLRQDSSDDIEDVSLFDADDDASRRSKKSKIRHPVASFFHLFFRVSAIVVYLLCELLTSSFIACMVTIILLLSCDFWAVKNVTGRLMVGLRWWNQVDDDGRSHWIFEARKVSTQGSKASSEAESRIFWLGLITCPMIWVIFAFSALFSFKVKWLAVVVMGVVLQGANLYGYIRCKVGSRKNLTSMATSYLGKQFLRQTVAKEDQTAS; encoded by the exons ATGTTACGGCAG GACAGCAGTGATGACATTGAAGATGTGTCTCTCTTTGATGCAGATGATGATGCATCCAGGAGATCAAAAAAGTCAAAAATAAG GCATCCAGTGGCATCATTTTTCCACTTATTCTTCCGAGTCAGTGCGATAGTTGTCTATCTGCTCTGTGAGCTCTTAACTAGCAGCTTTATTGCCTGCATGGTGACTATTATCCTCCTCTTGTCATGTGACTTTTGGGCTGTAAAG aaTGTCACAGGGCGACTGATGGTTGGCCTTCGTTGGTGGAACCAGGTGGATGATGATGGTAGAAGTCACTGGATATTTGAAGCCAGGAAg gTATCAACGCAAGGGAGTAAAGCCTCATCAGAAGCAGAGTCACGAATTTTCTGGTTAGGTCTAATTACCTGTCCCATGATCTGGGTGATATTTGCTTTCAGCgctctcttttctttcaaagtgaaATGGCTG GCAGTGGTGGTGATGGGAGTGGTGCTTCAGGGAGCCAACCTTTATGGTTATATCAGGTGTAAAGTTGGCAGTAGAAAGAACTTGACGAGCATGGCCACCAGCTATCTTGGAAAGCAGTTCTTGCGGCAG ACTGTGGCTAAAGAGGACCAAACAGCATCCTGA
- the LOC130147767 gene encoding cytochrome P450 2C5-like isoform X1 gives MDAGSAGMLVTLLLLSILWFLIWKVSMKRSQLPPGPAPWPILGNLWQKDVLPLYRTYEKLSSTYGPIFTVWLGLKPVVVLCGYETVKDALLGHAEEFGGRPEIPLLRQLSKDYGFVSNNEKKWQELRRFTLSTLRDFGMGKSSMSQRVQQETQHLVKLLAELKGNAFEPLTLFRHAVANVICSVVFGNHYSYSDTAFLELLNVIGNYISFFLSPIAAVYNTFPNIMHHLPGPHRKVLARCEKLKDYIRERVELHKLTLDPSCPRDYIDCFLIKAEKEKNSPENMYSHEDLVMSVFNLFGAGTVTTSNSLVFCLLILAKYPHIQAKVQEEIDAVVGAARAPSTEDKLKMPYTNAVIHELQRLQKSRIENFPRMTTQDIVFRGHTIPKGMVVIPVLSSVHTDPTQWENPKEVDPGHFLDEKGEFRKHKAFMAFSAGKRMCPGEALARIELFLFLTTLLQSFTFQLASKYEETDLLSLWLKIESRAIPCKFFAIRRPVSS, from the exons ATGGATGCTGGATCGGCCGGGATGCTTGTTActctcctccttctctccatCCTGTGGTTCCTGATCTGGAAAGTCAGCATGAAAAGaagccagctgcctcctggaCCAGCCCCGTGGCCCATTCTGGGCAACCTCTGGCAAAAGGACGTCCTGCCCCTCTACAGGACCTATGAGAAG ctcagcagcacatACGGCCCCATCTTCACCGTCTGGCTGGGGCTGAAGCCGGTGGTGGTGCTCTGCGGGTACGAGACGGTGAAGGATGCTCTGTTGGGCCACGCCGAGGAGTTTGGAGGGAGACCTGAAATACCCCTTCTGAGGCAGCTATCGAAAGACTATG GTTTTGTCTCCAACAATGAGAAGAAGTGGCAGGAGCTGCGGAGGTTCACGCTCAGCACCCTGCGGGACTttgggatggggaagagctcCATGTCACAGCGGGTGCAGCAGGAGACCCAGCACCTGGTGAAACTGCTGGCAGAACTCAAAG GAAATGCCTTTGAGCCGCTGACGCTGTTCAGACATGCAGTTGCCAATGTGATCTGCTCGGTCGTCTTTGGGAACCATTACAGCTACAGTGATACGGCCTTTCTGGAGCTACTGAATGTGATCGGGAATTACAtcagcttcttcctctcccccatcGCTGCG GTCTACAACACCTTCCCCAACATCATGCACCACCTCCCAGGGCCACACAGGAAAGTCCTGGCCAGGTGTGAGAAGCTGAAGGACTACATCAGAGAAAGAGTTGAGCTTCACAAGCTCACGCTGGATCCCAGCTGCCCCCGGGACTACATCGACTGTTTCCTTATAAAAGCGGAAAAG GAGAAGAACAGCCCAGAGAACATGTACAGCCACGAAGACCTGGTTATGTCAGTATTCAACCTCTTCGGCGCCGGGACCGTGACTACTAGCAATAGCCTGGTCTTCTGCCTCTTGATCCTGGCAAAATACCCCCATATTCAAG CCAAGGTCCAAGAGGAGATCGATGCGGTGGTGGGCGCTGcccgtgctcccagcacagaggacaAGCTGAAGATGCCATACACTAACGCAGTGATCCATGAGCTGCAGCGCTTGCAGAAGTCCCGCATCGAGAACTTCCCACGGATGACCACGCAGGACATTGTGTTCAGGGGCCACACCATCCCCAAG GGCATGGTTGTTATTCCGGTATTATCTTCCGTGCATACGGATCCAACCCAGTGGGAGAACCCCAAAGAAGTCGACCCAGGCCACTTCTTGGATGAGAAGGGCGAGTTCAGGAAGCACAAAGCCTTCATGGCTTTCTCGGCAG GGAAGCGCATGTGCCccggcgaggcgctggcccgCATCGagctcttccttttcctcaccACGCTGCTGCAGAGCTTCACCTTCCAGCTCGCCTCCAAGTACGAGGAGACGGATTTATTGTCCCTGTGGCTCAAGATAGAGAGCAGGGCGATACCTTGCAAGTTCTTTGCTATTCGGCGCCCGGTATCCTCCTAA
- the FBXW10B gene encoding F-box and WD repeat domain containing protein 10B, with amino-acid sequence MTGAQPPAMCSWPKTTDCLTQEGPDAEENSPITSLADQGVTVAPASLQSPSNVNQSKDLIRCLPPHLSMYILGLLDQKSLDACAAVSRCWAFLAKEVKREHACRSVIQKKILYLQGLCPRGAVSNYAETVNVTIPQLNEEGDVIRVKRHKGGSKTKEEHNLQAAYHDLKTDTIQLEERNVFCGSYNIRVLMDQSDESRIIHYNGGNLVAIGSADRKVRLLDMSGMKEMLPLLSGHAGSIQALFLHEKKGLVLSASVDLSIRCWNIYSGACVKIFNGHWATVTCLDFHDEQFVSGARDGMVKVWSLESGKCLKTLKHDSTVWVVKMHGRRVVSGCNRGLVKVWCADTGTLIKTLEGHQGPVKCLSFDQWHLVTGSTDGYVLGWSMLGNMKRCLTAFCHPKEVLSLEFLYLRVVSGCADGKIRIFNYLTGTCLKVLTVNSGGGPVSFFCAAGNRMVINLPTSLLMFQFEDASWDCTSDADRETVRKEGQRSGTPSRALLRLQRKKHHDLSRVYRLAPETQDADQLMLSCWIRCQSPKSCGTSQSSTYSLCNMLAFSKMS; translated from the exons ATGACAG GTGCTCAACCACCAGCAATGTGCTCCTGGCCCAAAACCACTGACTGCCTCACCCAGGAGGGTCCTGATGCAGAGGAAAATTCACCTATCACGTCCTTAGCCGATCAAGGTGTCACTGTGGCTCCTGCATCTCTCCAGTCACCCTCTAATGTCAACCAATCCAAGGATTTAATTCGCTGCCTGCCACCTCACCTGTCTATGTACATCCTGG GGCTTTTGGATCAAAAATCCCTCgatgcctgtgctgctgtgagtAGATGTTGGGCTTTTCTGGCCAAAGAAGTCAAGAGGGAACATGCGTGTCGAAGTGTAATACAGAAGAAGATCCTGTATTTACAG GGGTTGTGCCCTAGAGGAGCAGTTTCAAACTATGCCGAAACAGTCAATGTGACAATTCCACAGTTAAACGAAGAGGGTGATGTCATCAGAGTGAAACGTCACAAAGGGGGAAGTAAAACAAAG GAGGAACACAACCTGCAGGCAGCCTATCATGATCTGAAAACTGACACAATCCAGCTGGAAGAGAGAAATGTCTTCTGTGGCTCCTACAATATTCGTGTCCTCATGGACCA ATCAGATGAAAGCAGAATAATCCATTATAATGGTGGAAACTTGGTAGCCATCGGCTCCGCAGACCGAAAAGTGAGGCTTCTTGATATGTCGGGAATGAAAGAaatgctgcctctgctctctggCCATGCTGGAAGCATCCAAGCGCTCTTCCTCCACGAGAAGAAGGGGCTCGTTCTCAGCGCAAGCGTTGACCTCAGCATCAG ATGCTGGAATATATACAGTGGTGCTTGTGTGAAAATCTTTAATGGTCACTGGGCGACAGTCACCTGCTTGGATTTCCATGACGAGCAGTTTGTGTCGGGAGCCAGAGATGGGATGGTAAAAG TGTGGAGCCTGGAGAGTGGGAAATGTCTCAAGACTCTGAAGCATGACAGCACTGTTTGGGTAGTTAAAATGCATGGCAGGCGTGTTGTCAGTGGGTGCAACAGAGGGCTGGTGAAAGTCTGGTGTGCTGATACGGGCACTCTGATCAAA ACTTTAGAGGGGCACCAAGGCCCAGTTAAGTGCTTGTCCTTTGATCAGTGGCACCTAGTCACAGGAAGCACTGATGGATATGTTCTAGGATGGAGCATGTTGGGAAACATGAAGAGATGCCTAACAGCTTTCTGCCACCCTAA GGAAGTTCTGTCTCTGGAGTTCCTCTATCTCAGAGTCGTCAGTGGCTGTGCTGATGGAAAGATTCGTATATTTAACTACTTAACTGGAACCTGCCTGAAAGTGTTGACGGTCAATAGCGGAGGGGGGCCCGTatcttttttctgtgctgcaggaaacaG gatGGTGATCAACTTGCCAACTAGTCTGTTGATGTTCCAGTTTGAGGATGCCAGCTGGGACTGCACTTCAGATGCCGATAGAGAGACGGTGAGGAAGGAAGGACAGCGCAGCGGGACTCCAAGCAGAGCACTGCTTCGCCTTCAGCGAAAGAAACACCACGACCTCAGCCGGGTGTATCGACTTGCTCCGGAGACACAAGATGCTGACCAGCTCATGCTGTCTTGCTGGATCCGCTGCCAGTCACCAAAAAGCTGTGGAACATCTCAAAGTAGTACATACAGCCTCTGCAATATGTTGGCATTTTCTAAAATGAGTTAG
- the LOC130147767 gene encoding cytochrome P450 2C5-like isoform X2, which yields MDAGSAGMLVTLLLLSILWFLIWKVSMKRSQLPPGPAPWPILGNLWQKDVLPLYRTYEKLSSTYGPIFTVWLGLKPVVVLCGYETVKDALLGHAEEFGGRPEIPLLRQLSKDYGNAFEPLTLFRHAVANVICSVVFGNHYSYSDTAFLELLNVIGNYISFFLSPIAAVYNTFPNIMHHLPGPHRKVLARCEKLKDYIRERVELHKLTLDPSCPRDYIDCFLIKAEKEKNSPENMYSHEDLVMSVFNLFGAGTVTTSNSLVFCLLILAKYPHIQAKVQEEIDAVVGAARAPSTEDKLKMPYTNAVIHELQRLQKSRIENFPRMTTQDIVFRGHTIPKGMVVIPVLSSVHTDPTQWENPKEVDPGHFLDEKGEFRKHKAFMAFSAGKRMCPGEALARIELFLFLTTLLQSFTFQLASKYEETDLLSLWLKIESRAIPCKFFAIRRPVSS from the exons ATGGATGCTGGATCGGCCGGGATGCTTGTTActctcctccttctctccatCCTGTGGTTCCTGATCTGGAAAGTCAGCATGAAAAGaagccagctgcctcctggaCCAGCCCCGTGGCCCATTCTGGGCAACCTCTGGCAAAAGGACGTCCTGCCCCTCTACAGGACCTATGAGAAG ctcagcagcacatACGGCCCCATCTTCACCGTCTGGCTGGGGCTGAAGCCGGTGGTGGTGCTCTGCGGGTACGAGACGGTGAAGGATGCTCTGTTGGGCCACGCCGAGGAGTTTGGAGGGAGACCTGAAATACCCCTTCTGAGGCAGCTATCGAAAGACTATG GAAATGCCTTTGAGCCGCTGACGCTGTTCAGACATGCAGTTGCCAATGTGATCTGCTCGGTCGTCTTTGGGAACCATTACAGCTACAGTGATACGGCCTTTCTGGAGCTACTGAATGTGATCGGGAATTACAtcagcttcttcctctcccccatcGCTGCG GTCTACAACACCTTCCCCAACATCATGCACCACCTCCCAGGGCCACACAGGAAAGTCCTGGCCAGGTGTGAGAAGCTGAAGGACTACATCAGAGAAAGAGTTGAGCTTCACAAGCTCACGCTGGATCCCAGCTGCCCCCGGGACTACATCGACTGTTTCCTTATAAAAGCGGAAAAG GAGAAGAACAGCCCAGAGAACATGTACAGCCACGAAGACCTGGTTATGTCAGTATTCAACCTCTTCGGCGCCGGGACCGTGACTACTAGCAATAGCCTGGTCTTCTGCCTCTTGATCCTGGCAAAATACCCCCATATTCAAG CCAAGGTCCAAGAGGAGATCGATGCGGTGGTGGGCGCTGcccgtgctcccagcacagaggacaAGCTGAAGATGCCATACACTAACGCAGTGATCCATGAGCTGCAGCGCTTGCAGAAGTCCCGCATCGAGAACTTCCCACGGATGACCACGCAGGACATTGTGTTCAGGGGCCACACCATCCCCAAG GGCATGGTTGTTATTCCGGTATTATCTTCCGTGCATACGGATCCAACCCAGTGGGAGAACCCCAAAGAAGTCGACCCAGGCCACTTCTTGGATGAGAAGGGCGAGTTCAGGAAGCACAAAGCCTTCATGGCTTTCTCGGCAG GGAAGCGCATGTGCCccggcgaggcgctggcccgCATCGagctcttccttttcctcaccACGCTGCTGCAGAGCTTCACCTTCCAGCTCGCCTCCAAGTACGAGGAGACGGATTTATTGTCCCTGTGGCTCAAGATAGAGAGCAGGGCGATACCTTGCAAGTTCTTTGCTATTCGGCGCCCGGTATCCTCCTAA